Proteins from one Telopea speciosissima isolate NSW1024214 ecotype Mountain lineage chromosome 1, Tspe_v1, whole genome shotgun sequence genomic window:
- the LOC122646956 gene encoding 26S proteasome non-ATPase regulatory subunit 11 homolog, giving the protein MSSSYLPATTESLMEATEAKDSSEAISILYRILDNPSSSSEALRIKELALSKLTDLLKQENRALDLQSLLTQLRPFFALIPKAKTAKIVRGIIDAVAEIPGTSDLQISLCEETVQWTRAEKRTFLRQRVEAKLAGLLTDKGDYEKALRLLSGLIKEVRKLDDKLLLVDIELLESKLHFSLKNQPKAKAALTAARTAANAIYVPPAQQGTIDLQSGILHAEEKDYKTAYSYFFEAFEAFNALGDSRAVFSLKYMLLCKIMVNQADDVAGIISSKAGLQYLGPELDAMKAVADAYSKRSLKFFETALRDYKAQLEEDPIVHRHLSSLYDTLLEQNLSRLIEPFSRVEISHVAELIELPVDHVEKKLSQMILDKKFAGTLDQGAGCLIIFDDPKPDAIFPATLETISNIGKVVDSLYVRSAKIMA; this is encoded by the coding sequence ATGTCTTCGTCATATCTCCCAGCAACAACAGAGTCACTTATGGAGGCTACAGAAGCCAAAGACTCATCTGAGGCCATTTCTATCCTTTATCGCATACTTGATAACCCGTCATCTTCTTCAGAAGCCCTCCGCATAAAAGAACTGGCTCTGTCAAAATTGACAGACCTTCTCAAACAAGAGAACAGGGCTCTGGATCTCCAAAGCCTTCTTACCCAATTGAGGCCCTTCTTTGCATTGATCCCGAAGGCGAAAACTGCAAAGATTGTTCGGGGAATAATTGATGCAGTAGCTGAAATACCTGGAACATCTGATCTTCAAATATCCCTTTGTGAAGAAACAGTGCAATGGACCCGTGCTGAGAAGCGTACATTCCTGAGACAGCGGGTGGAGGCCAAGCTTGCCGGTCTTTTGACGGACAAGGGGGACTATGAGAAAGCATTGAGGCTTCTTTCTGGTCTTATCAAGGAAGTGAGGAAATTAGATGATAAGCTTCTTCTAGTCGATATAGAACTTCTAGAGAGTAAGCTTCATTTTTCGTTGAAAAATCAGCCCAAGGCTAAAGCTGCATTAACAGCTGCAAGGACAGCTGCAAATGCCATCTATGTGCCTCCAGCTCAACAGGGAACCATAGATTTGCAGAGTGGTATTCTCCATGCTGAAGAGAAGGACTATAAGACTGCTTACAGCTACTTCTTTGAAGCATTTGAAGCCTTCAATGCCCTTGGAGATTCCCGGGCAGTCTTCAGTCTCAAGTACATGTTATTGTGCAAGATCATGGTGAATCAGGCTGATGATGTGGCAGGGATAATATCTTCCAAAGCGGGTCTGCAGTATTTGGGACCAGAACTGGATGCCATGAAAGCTGTGGCTGATGCTTATTCAAAACGCTCCTTAAAATTCTTTGAGACTGCACTCCGTGATTATAAAGCTCAATTAGAGGAAGACCCAATTGTCCACAGACACCTCTCTTCATTATATGATACACTCTTGGAGCAAAATCTCTCTAGGTTGATTGAACCTTTCTCTAGGGTTGAGATTTCTCATGTTGCTGAGCTGATTGAGCTGCCAGTTGATCATGTAGAGAAGAAGTTGTCTCAGATGATTCTGGACAAGAAGTTTGCTGGGACTTTGGATCAGGGTGCTGGTTGCCTCATTATTTTTGATGATCCCAAGCCTGATGCGATCTTCCCGGCAACATTGGAAACCATTTCCAACATTGGCAAGGTTGTGGACAGCCTCTATGTGAGGTCTGCCAAGATAATGGCgtag